A section of the Stenotrophomonas acidaminiphila genome encodes:
- a CDS encoding 23S rRNA (guanosine(2251)-2'-O)-methyltransferase RlmB: protein MSKQNQWIVGVNAVASSIEKDPDNVREVLIEAGSKNPRLVEIEENARRKGIDVRRVAAQALGGVAGQVRHQGVVARYAAAKLWGENELEGLVEAAGGKALLLVLDEVQDPHNLGACLRSAAAAGVTAVVIPKDKSAPVNATVRKTSAGAADRIPVVAVTNLVRCLKDLQKQGVWLYGLAGEAEQTIHQLDLRGNVALVMGGESDGLRRLTRETCDGLVRIPMPGDVESLNVSVATGVALFEAVRQRL, encoded by the coding sequence ATGAGCAAGCAGAACCAGTGGATCGTCGGCGTCAACGCCGTGGCTTCGTCGATCGAGAAGGACCCGGACAATGTCCGCGAGGTGCTGATCGAGGCCGGCAGCAAGAACCCGCGGCTGGTGGAGATCGAGGAGAACGCGCGGCGCAAGGGCATCGACGTGCGCCGCGTGGCCGCGCAGGCGCTGGGCGGCGTGGCCGGGCAGGTGCGCCACCAGGGCGTGGTCGCGCGCTACGCCGCGGCGAAACTGTGGGGCGAGAACGAGCTGGAAGGGTTGGTCGAGGCCGCCGGAGGCAAGGCGCTGCTGCTGGTGCTGGACGAGGTGCAGGACCCGCACAACCTCGGCGCCTGCCTGCGCAGCGCCGCCGCCGCCGGCGTCACCGCGGTGGTGATCCCCAAGGACAAGAGCGCGCCGGTCAATGCCACCGTGCGCAAGACCAGTGCCGGCGCGGCCGACCGCATCCCGGTGGTGGCGGTGACCAACCTGGTGCGCTGCCTGAAGGACCTGCAGAAGCAGGGCGTGTGGCTGTACGGGCTGGCCGGCGAGGCGGAGCAGACCATCCACCAGCTGGACCTGCGCGGCAACGTGGCGCTGGTGATGGGCGGTGAGTCCGACGGCCTGCGCCGGCTGACCCGCGAGACCTGCGACGGCCTGGTGCGGATCCCGATGCCGGGCGACGTGGAAAGCCTCAACGTGTCGGTGGCCACCGGCGTGGCGCTGTTCGAGGCGGTGCGGCAGCGGCTCTGA
- a CDS encoding L-sorbosone dehydrogenase — translation MSRANLAMAFAVALVMALAGCEKAAYEPAQQSGANPPLPEPRSFFVPPMQVPKGTGWAQGEKPAVADGLEIEPIASGLMHPRQLLALPNGDVLVVEANGPGAEPVSSPKQMIAGLVKNQSGKGGKGGNRITLLRRVPGQPGEWRKHVFIENLHSPFGVQLIGDTLYVANTDAIMKYRYTPGETRMSDPGVEFADLPGTINHHWTKALLASADGSRLYVGVGSNSNITENGLDVEYRRAVVLEVDARTGASRIYASGIRNPTGLGWEPATGKLWAIANERDEIGADLVPDYLTSVQEGGFYGWPYSYYGQHVDTRVQPQRPDLVARAIRPDYALGSHVAPLGLWFYRGDGLPEKYRGGAFVSQHGSWDRSPLSGYNVVFVRFQGGKPVGTPEQVVGGFASADEKTLKGAPVGLAEDAGGALLIADDVGNTVWRVSARGAGATASPP, via the coding sequence ATGAGCAGGGCGAATCTGGCCATGGCGTTCGCCGTGGCGCTGGTCATGGCGCTGGCCGGCTGCGAAAAGGCGGCCTACGAGCCGGCACAGCAATCCGGGGCGAATCCGCCGTTGCCCGAGCCGCGCAGTTTCTTCGTGCCGCCGATGCAGGTGCCCAAGGGCACCGGCTGGGCGCAGGGCGAGAAGCCGGCGGTGGCCGACGGGCTGGAGATCGAGCCGATCGCCTCCGGGCTGATGCACCCGCGCCAGCTGCTGGCGCTGCCCAATGGCGACGTGCTGGTGGTCGAAGCCAACGGCCCCGGTGCCGAGCCGGTCTCCTCGCCCAAGCAGATGATCGCCGGCCTGGTCAAGAACCAGTCCGGCAAGGGCGGCAAGGGCGGCAACCGCATCACCCTGCTGCGCCGTGTACCCGGCCAGCCGGGCGAATGGCGCAAGCATGTGTTCATCGAGAACCTGCATTCGCCGTTCGGCGTGCAGCTGATCGGCGACACGCTGTACGTCGCCAACACCGACGCCATCATGAAGTACCGCTATACGCCCGGGGAAACGCGCATGTCCGATCCCGGTGTCGAGTTCGCCGACCTGCCCGGCACCATCAACCACCACTGGACCAAGGCGCTGCTGGCCAGCGCGGACGGCAGCCGGCTGTATGTCGGCGTCGGTTCCAACAGCAACATCACCGAGAACGGCCTGGACGTGGAATACCGCCGCGCGGTGGTACTTGAAGTGGATGCGCGCACCGGCGCCAGCCGCATCTACGCCTCGGGCATCCGCAACCCGACCGGCCTGGGCTGGGAGCCGGCGACCGGCAAGCTCTGGGCCATCGCCAACGAGCGCGACGAGATCGGCGCGGACCTGGTGCCCGACTACCTCACCTCGGTGCAGGAGGGAGGCTTCTACGGCTGGCCCTACAGCTACTACGGGCAGCACGTGGATACGCGCGTGCAGCCGCAACGCCCTGACTTGGTGGCCAGGGCGATCCGCCCCGACTATGCGCTGGGTTCGCACGTGGCGCCGCTGGGACTGTGGTTCTACCGCGGTGACGGCCTGCCGGAGAAATACCGCGGCGGCGCATTCGTCAGCCAGCACGGCAGCTGGGACCGTAGCCCGCTGAGCGGTTACAACGTCGTCTTCGTGCGTTTCCAGGGTGGCAAGCCCGTGGGCACGCCGGAGCAGGTCGTCGGCGGCTTTGCTTCGGCGGACGAAAAGACCCTGAAGGGCGCGCCGGTCGGTCTGGCCGAGGACGCCGGCGGCGCGTTGCTGATCGCCGATGACGTCGGCAATACCGTCTGGCGCGTCTCCGCGCGCGGCGCCGGCGCTACGGCGTCGCCGCCTTGA
- a CDS encoding phosphate ABC transporter substrate-binding protein PstS, with product MKLHTTGLAALSLAIALGLSGCGGKSDSAPGAASAPATPAAAGDKVAAEISGAGASFIFPLVSKWSADYNAATGARINYQSIGSGGGIAQIKAGTVDFGSSDKPLSSEELAQAGLGQFPSAIGGVVPVVNLEGLQPGQLRLSGTLLADIFLGKIKTWNDKAIAAANPGVALPDTKITLVHRSDGSGTTFNFSNYLSKVSGEWKDKVGEGTSVQWPDGVGGKGNEGVASYVQQIKGSLGYVELAYALQNNMPYASMQNAAGNWVQPTAESFAAAAASADWANARDFNLVITNAPGEQAWPITATNFMLMRKQPKDAKRNQDTLAFFKWAFENGQQQANELHYVPLPAELVTQIEGYWASEFK from the coding sequence ATGAAACTGCACACGACCGGCCTTGCCGCCCTTTCCCTGGCCATCGCGCTGGGCCTGTCGGGCTGCGGCGGCAAGAGCGACTCCGCTCCCGGCGCGGCGTCCGCCCCCGCAACGCCCGCCGCCGCCGGCGACAAGGTCGCTGCCGAGATTTCCGGCGCCGGCGCCTCGTTCATCTTCCCGCTGGTCTCCAAGTGGTCGGCCGACTACAACGCCGCCACCGGTGCGCGGATCAACTACCAGTCCATCGGCTCGGGCGGCGGCATCGCCCAGATCAAGGCCGGGACCGTGGATTTCGGCTCGTCCGACAAGCCGCTGTCCTCCGAGGAACTGGCCCAGGCCGGCCTCGGCCAGTTCCCGTCGGCGATCGGCGGCGTGGTCCCGGTGGTCAATCTGGAAGGCCTGCAGCCGGGCCAGCTGCGCCTGAGCGGCACGCTGCTGGCCGACATCTTCCTGGGCAAGATCAAGACCTGGAACGACAAGGCCATCGCCGCCGCCAACCCGGGCGTGGCGCTGCCGGACACCAAGATCACCTTGGTGCACCGCTCCGACGGCTCGGGCACCACCTTCAACTTCTCCAACTACCTGTCCAAGGTCAGCGGCGAATGGAAGGACAAGGTCGGCGAAGGCACCTCGGTGCAGTGGCCCGACGGCGTCGGCGGCAAGGGCAACGAGGGCGTGGCCTCCTACGTGCAGCAGATCAAGGGCTCGCTGGGCTACGTTGAACTGGCCTACGCGCTGCAGAACAACATGCCGTACGCGTCGATGCAGAACGCCGCCGGCAACTGGGTGCAGCCGACCGCCGAGAGCTTCGCCGCCGCGGCCGCCAGCGCCGACTGGGCCAACGCCAGGGACTTCAACCTGGTCATCACCAACGCCCCGGGCGAGCAGGCGTGGCCGATCACCGCCACCAACTTCATGCTGATGCGCAAGCAGCCCAAGGATGCCAAGCGCAACCAGGACACGCTGGCCTTCTTCAAGTGGGCGTTCGAGAACGGCCAGCAGCAGGCCAACGAACTGCACTACGTGCCGCTGCCGGCCGAACTGGTGACCCAGATCGAGGGCTACTGGGCCAGCGAGTTCAAGTGA
- a CDS encoding phosphate ABC transporter permease subunit PstC has translation MNATAASLAPPTSRDLRDARNDRLFRGFLIVTVVLVLTALACAALSMLWGGRHALQEQGLSFFYTADWNPVENRFGALAPIYGTIVTALIAMLIAVPVSFGIAFFLTEVAPRWLRGPVGTAIELLAGIPSIIYGMWGLFVLVPVMTEYVTPFLNDHLGGLPLIGPLFQGPPLGIGMLTAGFVLAIMVIPFISSVMREVFLTVPTRLKESAYALGSTKWEVSWDIVLPYTRSAVIGGIFLGLGRALGETMAVAFVIGNSVRLTPSLLEPGTTIAALIANDFGEATETYRSALLLLGFVLFIVTFVVLAIARLMLMRLARKEGN, from the coding sequence ATGAACGCCACTGCCGCCTCCCTCGCACCGCCCACCTCGCGCGACCTGCGCGACGCCCGCAACGACCGCCTGTTCCGCGGGTTCCTGATCGTCACCGTGGTGCTGGTGCTCACCGCCCTGGCCTGCGCCGCGCTGTCCATGCTGTGGGGCGGCCGCCACGCGCTGCAGGAGCAGGGGCTGAGCTTCTTCTACACCGCCGACTGGAATCCGGTCGAAAACCGCTTCGGCGCGCTGGCGCCGATCTACGGCACCATCGTCACCGCGCTGATCGCCATGCTGATCGCGGTGCCGGTGAGCTTCGGCATCGCCTTCTTCCTGACCGAAGTCGCGCCGCGCTGGCTGCGCGGCCCGGTCGGCACCGCCATCGAACTGCTGGCCGGCATCCCGTCGATCATCTACGGCATGTGGGGCCTGTTCGTGCTGGTGCCGGTGATGACCGAATACGTCACCCCGTTCCTCAACGACCACCTCGGCGGACTGCCGCTGATCGGCCCGCTGTTCCAGGGCCCGCCACTGGGCATCGGCATGCTCACCGCCGGCTTCGTGCTGGCGATCATGGTGATCCCGTTCATCTCCTCGGTGATGCGCGAGGTGTTCCTGACCGTGCCGACCCGGCTGAAGGAATCGGCTTACGCGCTGGGTTCGACCAAGTGGGAAGTGAGCTGGGACATCGTGTTGCCCTACACCCGCTCGGCGGTGATCGGCGGCATCTTCCTCGGCCTCGGCCGCGCCCTCGGCGAGACCATGGCGGTGGCGTTCGTGATCGGCAACAGCGTGCGCCTGACGCCGTCGCTGCTGGAGCCCGGCACCACCATCGCCGCGCTGATCGCCAACGACTTCGGCGAAGCCACCGAAACCTACCGGTCGGCACTGCTGCTGCTGGGCTTCGTGCTGTTCATCGTCACCTTCGTGGTGCTCGCCATCGCCCGCCTGATGCTGATGCGCCTGGCCCGCAAGGAGGGCAACTGA
- a CDS encoding phosphate ABC transporter, permease protein PstA, producing the protein MSTADSLYLRRRLVNGAALLMACATAAFGLLFLGWILWTLLAKGLPGINLDLFTKMTPPPMQDGGLLNAFFGSAVMCALAIAIGTPLGVAAGTWLAEYGNACKAGTVVRFVNDILLSAPSIVLGLFVYTLYVMQTGGNFSAFAGALSLAFIVLPVVIRTTDEMLRLVPVQMREAALALGVPQWKVIVQVLYRSAMAGIVTGILLALARISGETAPLLFTAFGNQYWNSNVFQPMASVPVVMNQFAGSPYESWQVLAWAGALVLTVFVLLVSLSARGLLLRNRISND; encoded by the coding sequence ATGTCCACCGCCGACTCGCTGTACCTGCGCCGCCGCCTGGTCAACGGCGCCGCGCTGCTGATGGCCTGCGCCACCGCCGCATTCGGCCTGCTGTTCCTGGGCTGGATCCTGTGGACCCTGCTGGCCAAGGGCCTGCCGGGCATCAACCTGGACCTGTTCACCAAGATGACGCCGCCGCCGATGCAGGACGGCGGCCTGCTCAACGCGTTCTTCGGCAGCGCGGTGATGTGCGCGCTGGCCATCGCCATCGGCACCCCGCTGGGCGTGGCCGCGGGCACCTGGCTGGCCGAGTACGGCAATGCGTGCAAGGCCGGCACGGTGGTGCGCTTCGTCAACGACATCCTGCTGTCGGCGCCGTCGATCGTGCTGGGCCTGTTCGTCTACACCCTGTACGTGATGCAGACCGGCGGCAACTTCTCCGCCTTCGCCGGCGCGCTGTCGCTGGCCTTCATCGTGCTGCCGGTGGTGATCCGCACCACCGACGAAATGCTGCGGCTGGTGCCGGTGCAGATGCGCGAGGCGGCGCTGGCGCTGGGCGTGCCGCAGTGGAAGGTGATCGTGCAGGTGCTGTACCGCAGCGCCATGGCCGGCATCGTCACCGGCATCCTGCTGGCGCTGGCCCGCATTTCCGGCGAGACCGCGCCGCTGCTGTTCACCGCCTTCGGCAACCAGTACTGGAACAGCAACGTGTTCCAGCCGATGGCCTCGGTGCCGGTGGTGATGAACCAGTTCGCCGGCAGCCCCTATGAATCCTGGCAGGTGCTGGCCTGGGCCGGCGCCCTGGTGCTGACCGTGTTCGTGCTGCTGGTCAGCCTGTCCGCGCGTGGCCTGCTGCTGCGCAACCGCATTTCGAACGATTGA
- a CDS encoding phosphate ABC transporter substrate-binding protein PstS yields the protein MIHAIKSRAVVAILAASSVFAANAADVTGAGASFIYPVMSKWSADYSAATGKKVNYQSIGSGGGIAQIKANTVDFGSSDAPLKPEELAAAGLVQFPSVIGGVVPVINVAGVEAGAMKLDGPTLANIFLGKITKWNDPAIVALNAGLTLPDAKITVVHRSDGSGTSFNYTNYLSKVSADWKKQVGEGTTVQWPVGIGGKGNEGVAAYVKQIRGAIGYVEFSYALQNRLTFSRLKNAAGNFVQPRDETFSAAAASADWANAKDFYLVMTNAPGEQSWPITATNFILMRKQPKTVEGAKATVEYFRWIYANGSAQARQLDYVPLPAPLVRQIETYWQQNMRY from the coding sequence GTGATCCACGCCATCAAATCGCGCGCCGTCGTCGCCATCCTCGCCGCGTCGTCCGTGTTCGCCGCCAATGCCGCCGACGTCACCGGCGCCGGCGCTTCGTTCATCTACCCGGTCATGTCCAAGTGGTCGGCCGACTACAGCGCCGCCACCGGCAAGAAGGTGAACTACCAGTCCATCGGCTCGGGCGGCGGCATTGCCCAGATCAAGGCCAATACGGTGGATTTCGGCTCGTCCGATGCCCCGCTCAAGCCCGAGGAACTGGCCGCCGCGGGCCTGGTGCAGTTCCCGTCGGTGATCGGCGGCGTGGTCCCGGTGATCAACGTGGCCGGCGTGGAAGCCGGTGCGATGAAGCTGGACGGGCCGACGCTTGCCAACATCTTCCTGGGCAAGATCACCAAGTGGAACGACCCGGCCATCGTCGCCCTCAACGCCGGCCTGACCCTGCCGGACGCCAAGATCACCGTCGTGCACCGCTCCGACGGCTCGGGCACCAGCTTCAACTACACCAACTACCTGTCCAAGGTCAGCGCCGACTGGAAGAAGCAGGTCGGCGAAGGCACCACCGTGCAGTGGCCGGTGGGCATCGGCGGCAAGGGCAATGAAGGCGTGGCCGCCTACGTCAAGCAGATCCGCGGCGCGATCGGTTACGTCGAGTTTTCCTATGCGCTGCAGAACCGCCTGACCTTCTCGCGCCTGAAGAACGCCGCCGGTAACTTCGTGCAGCCGCGCGACGAGACCTTCTCGGCCGCCGCCGCCAGCGCCGACTGGGCCAACGCCAAGGACTTCTACCTGGTGATGACCAACGCCCCGGGCGAGCAGTCCTGGCCGATCACCGCCACCAACTTCATCCTGATGCGCAAGCAGCCCAAGACCGTGGAAGGCGCCAAGGCCACCGTCGAGTATTTCCGCTGGATCTATGCCAACGGCAGCGCCCAGGCCCGCCAGCTGGACTACGTGCCGCTGCCGGCCCCGCTGGTCCGCCAGATCGAGACCTACTGGCAGCAGAACATGCGTTACTGA
- a CDS encoding phosphate transport system regulatory protein PhoU: protein MNTHPNDHIVKSYDEEQHRLVAEIVRMGEMSVAQLEAALDVIERRDESAARRIIANDEAIDALEQQISHDVMRLALRGPMARDLREILAGLRIPADIERIGDYAANVAKRSIALAAVPPLPQIQGLRALGRLAAQQVRRALDAYRNGDADAAQALRQDDARLDAQYTALFRELLTYMMEDPRNITPCTHLLFMAKNLERIGDHATNIAENVWFLVHGDAPLPPREKRDETSTVDHT, encoded by the coding sequence ATGAACACCCATCCCAACGACCACATCGTGAAAAGCTACGACGAAGAACAGCACCGCCTGGTGGCCGAGATCGTGCGCATGGGCGAGATGTCCGTCGCCCAGCTCGAAGCCGCGCTGGACGTGATCGAGCGCCGCGACGAAAGCGCCGCGCGCCGGATCATCGCCAACGACGAGGCCATTGACGCGCTGGAGCAGCAGATCAGCCACGACGTCATGCGCCTGGCCCTGCGCGGCCCGATGGCGCGCGACCTGCGCGAGATCCTCGCCGGGCTGCGCATCCCGGCCGACATCGAACGCATCGGCGACTATGCCGCCAACGTCGCCAAGCGCTCCATCGCGCTGGCCGCGGTGCCGCCGCTGCCGCAGATCCAGGGGCTGCGCGCCCTCGGCCGGCTCGCCGCGCAGCAGGTACGGCGCGCGCTCGATGCCTATCGCAACGGCGATGCCGACGCCGCGCAGGCGCTGCGCCAGGACGACGCCCGGCTGGACGCGCAGTACACCGCGCTGTTCCGCGAGCTGCTCACCTACATGATGGAAGACCCGCGCAACATCACCCCGTGCACGCACCTGCTGTTCATGGCCAAGAACCTGGAGCGGATCGGCGACCACGCCACCAACATCGCCGAGAACGTCTGGTTCCTGGTGCATGGCGACGCACCGCTGCCGCCGCGCGAGAAGCGCGACGAGACCAGCACGGTCGACCACACCTGA
- a CDS encoding phosphate ABC transporter ATP-binding protein, whose protein sequence is MNDLSNAVPMQRIAVPSAHQDLQTPAPVKLAARGLDFYYGQFHALKNINLEIPEKRVTALIGPSGCGKSTLLRIFNRIYALYPKLEARGEVLLDGENILSAKYPMNRLRSKVGMVFQKPVPFPMTIFENVAYGIRHHEKLSKAEMADRVEHALRQGALWDEVKDKLGQSALGLSGGQQQRLCIARAVALKPDVLLLDEPTSALDPISTSRIEQLVEELKNDYTIAIVTHNMQQAARVSDYTAFMYLGDLIEHDRTDVIFSNPSRQQTEDYITGRFG, encoded by the coding sequence ATGAACGACCTCAGCAATGCCGTGCCGATGCAGCGCATCGCCGTGCCCTCCGCGCACCAGGACCTGCAGACGCCGGCACCGGTCAAGCTCGCCGCGCGCGGCCTGGACTTCTATTACGGCCAGTTCCATGCGCTGAAGAACATCAACCTGGAAATCCCGGAAAAGCGCGTCACCGCGCTGATCGGCCCGTCCGGTTGCGGCAAGTCCACCCTGCTGCGCATCTTCAACCGCATCTATGCGCTGTACCCCAAGCTCGAAGCCCGCGGCGAGGTGCTGCTGGACGGCGAGAACATCCTCTCGGCGAAGTACCCGATGAACCGCCTGCGCTCCAAGGTGGGCATGGTGTTCCAGAAGCCGGTGCCGTTCCCGATGACCATTTTCGAGAACGTGGCCTACGGCATCCGCCACCACGAGAAGCTGTCCAAGGCCGAGATGGCCGACCGCGTCGAGCACGCGCTGCGCCAGGGCGCGCTGTGGGACGAGGTCAAGGACAAGCTGGGCCAGAGCGCGTTGGGCCTGTCCGGCGGCCAGCAGCAGCGCCTGTGCATCGCCCGCGCGGTGGCGCTCAAGCCGGACGTGCTGCTGCTGGACGAGCCGACCTCGGCGCTGGACCCGATCTCCACCAGCCGCATCGAACAGCTGGTCGAAGAGCTGAAGAACGACTACACCATCGCCATCGTCACCCACAACATGCAGCAGGCCGCGCGCGTGTCCGACTACACCGCCTTCATGTACCTGGGCGACCTGATCGAACACGACCGCACCGACGTGATCTTCTCCAACCCGTCCAGGCAGCAGACCGAGGACTACATCACCGGCAGGTTCGGCTGA
- a CDS encoding short-chain dehydrogenase: MVRRRSTSRRAAAAAFAPEDASVVGIDVAGAVSPVLEVAPATVQDRGETGRQVVDAGGRWASRRLDQCDVGALREAAAWTVERFGRIGILFANARIQVFAPLLEMEDAHWHDQIDVNLTGTCNAIRAVAPCLVANGGGRIIVTSSTQGRHGTKYGAAYSASKGRLIELVKSAALELGQYRITVNAVIPGLIDAPLTRYRQRYAQALDDLDNAAPLEELESVAKRRLAARSPLGLPWLPPGSIAPLVVFLASDDARLASGAACDVTGGDSANNAA; the protein is encoded by the coding sequence ATGGTCCGGCGGCGATCCACTTCGCGCCGGGCCGCCGCGGCGGCCTTCGCGCCGGAGGACGCGAGCGTGGTCGGCATCGATGTCGCCGGTGCGGTGAGTCCGGTCCTGGAGGTGGCGCCGGCCACCGTCCAGGACCGGGGCGAAACCGGCCGGCAGGTGGTCGATGCCGGCGGGAGATGGGCATCGCGGCGGCTCGACCAGTGCGACGTCGGCGCCCTGCGCGAAGCGGCCGCATGGACCGTCGAGCGCTTCGGCCGGATCGGCATCCTCTTCGCCAATGCCCGCATCCAGGTGTTCGCGCCGCTGCTGGAAATGGAGGACGCGCACTGGCACGACCAGATCGACGTCAACCTCACCGGCACCTGCAACGCCATCCGCGCGGTGGCGCCTTGCCTCGTCGCCAATGGCGGCGGCCGCATCATCGTCACCTCCTCCACGCAGGGAAGGCACGGCACCAAATATGGCGCCGCGTATTCGGCGTCCAAGGGGAGACTGATCGAGCTGGTGAAATCGGCCGCGCTGGAACTGGGGCAATACCGCATCACGGTCAATGCGGTGATTCCCGGCCTGATCGATGCGCCGCTCACGCGGTACAGGCAGCGCTATGCACAGGCGCTGGACGACTTGGACAACGCTGCGCCATTGGAAGAGCTCGAGTCCGTGGCCAAGCGGCGGCTCGCCGCCCGATCGCCGCTCGGCCTGCCCTGGCTGCCGCCCGGGTCGATCGCGCCGCTGGTCGTCTTCCTGGCCAGCGACGATGCCCGCCTGGCCTCGGGCGCGGCCTGTGACGTGACAGGCGGCGACAGCGCCAACAATGCGGCGTGA